GGTGCTGGCCTGGGGGCCGCTGGCGGACGGCCGGCTGACCGGCAAGTACCTCGACGGCGGCACCGGGCGGCTGGACCGGGTCGACTGGGGCTCCCCGCGCGGCGACGGCGACGACGTGGTCCGCGAGGTCGTCAGGGTCGCGGAGGCGGTCGGACGGCCGCCCGCGCAGGTGGCCCTGGCCTGGCTGCGGACGCGCCCCGGAACGGTCATCCCGCTGATCGGCGCCACCTCGCGGGAGCAGCTCGACCAGAACCTCGCGAGCGTGGAGGTCGTGCTCGACGACGAGCACCTGGACGCCCTGGACGCGGCGAGCGCGGTGCCGATGGGCTTCCCGCACACGTTCCTGCGCTTCCCCGCCATGACGCGACTGATCTACGGCGACCGGTGGCGGGACGTCGACGACCGACGCCGCACGGTCGGCCGCGCCGTGACCGACGACGTGTTCTCACGGCGCGGCTGACGGTGGCGCGTCACACGTGCTCGGTCGCCGCCAGGAGCTGCTCCTCCTCGTAGGCGAAGTGCGCCTCCAGGTCCGCGACGACCCGTTCCAGCTCGGCGCGGACCTGGGCGGGGTCGGAGCCGTCCCGGCCGAGGAACGCCTCGAACCCCTCCAGGATCCGCTCGATGGTCGCGTGCTCCTCGCGGAGCCTGGCGATCACGGGCGCGAGGTCGGGGAACAGCCGCTCGAACGCCGTGAACGCCCCGTCCTCGCGGATGTGGTGCATCTGGAGGTTGTGGCAGTAGGTGAGGCAGTGCCGGCGGAGCTGCTCGACCAGGTCGGGGCCGGCGGCGGACGCGGCGTCGCCGGCGACGGCCCGGTCCAGGCGTTCGCGGACGGCGGTCAGTTCGGCGCGCAGACCGGCGTGCAGCTTGCCGAGCTGCTCGGCGATCATCCGACTGCGCTGCGGATCCGCCGACAGGTCGAGCACGTTGAGCGCGACCACGGGGATGGTGCGGGTGGTCTGCCTCTCGTACTCGCGGAACGACGGGTCGATCTCGCACTGCCGCTCCCACCAGCGGTCGCGCTCCTCGCCCTCCAGGACGACCGCCTGGGCGCCGACGGGCTCGACGCGCCCCTCGTCGGTGCCGATCTCGATGGTCACCTGGGGGGCGGCGACCAGGTTGTGGTACCAGTCGGGGTGCTCGTCCGAGCCCGCGTTGGAGGCGAACACGAGATGGCGGTCCCCGTCCCGGAGGTGGATGACCGGATTGGTGTGGGGCTTGCCGGTCTTCCTGCCGGCGGTGGTCAACAGCAGGAGGGGGGCGCCCTCGAAGCGCCCCCCCACCTTGCCGTTGTTCTCCCGGAACTCCTTGATGACCCGTTCGTTCCAACCCACGGGAGTCCTCCCAACAGTGTTTGCTTTGAAAGCAAAGCTAGTGAGGGCTCTCGACGATGTCAACCGCGCGCGCCCTCAGGACGGCGCCGGCCCCCCAGATCCGGTTCTCGGGCAGGCTCCGTTCGTCGACGAAGGACTGGGGCCGCGACCCCGGGTCCCGCGGCGCGAGGTAGAAGTCCGGCGCGGCGTCCAGCCGCACCAGCCCCCCGCCGTCCGGCCCGGCCCCGTCCAGGAGGGTGAACAGGCCCAATCCGCAGGCGAGCCGGCGCAGCCGTACCCGCTCCTCGGCACCTCCGTGGTCGAGCAGCATGTCCGCGCGGCCGAACGCCCGCAGCCCGAGCCGATCGGTGGTCAGCACCGTCCGGCCGTCGAGCACCCAGCTCACCCGCCCGCCCCCCTCATCGACGCGGATCCGGCAGGCGTGCCACCGGTCCGCCGTCCGGTCCGCGACCGGGACCGCGTAGCCGAACGACGCGTAGCGGCGGCCCGGCGCGGGCGGACGCTCGTAGAGCGCGTACACGACGGAGTCGGTGAGGGCGAATCCGAACACCAGGTGGGCCTCGAGATCGACCATCACCATGGACACCATCCCGAGCCGCGGGTCCGCCCGCGGATCGGCGACGGCCGCGCCGAACGGGTGACGCTCGACGCCGTGGCGCTCCCCCGACAGGGTCACCGTGCAGGTGAGCGCTCCGGTGGCCGGGACGTCGAAACCCGGTGCGCCGCCATCGGCCGCGTGCCGGGTCAGCGCCACCCACTTCATGTGGTCGTTCCACCCGCCCTCGGGAGCGCCCTGGCCGTACGTCACGGCGAACGCGGGCCGACCCGTCGCCGGGTCCGTCCCCGTGGGCGTCACGGTCAGCCCCTCGGACGAGCACCGCACGATCCCGTCGCCGTGCTCCAGACCTCCGCGCGGCCGGAGCCGCCACCGGGCGGCGGTGTCGAGGCCGTCCCGGAAGTCGTCGTGGAAGAGGGTTCGGACGGCCGGCCGAGCCGTCCGTCCCACCCGGCCGCCGTGGGTCATGCGCCCTCCTCGGTCGTTCCGTCGGCACCGGCCCCATCCTGCGGAACCCGGCACGAGTCCGGCTCGAATCCCGCTCCGCCCTCGATCGAGAAGGCCCGGCGGCCGGGAGGAGCCCCCGGCCGCCGGGCCGGTGCTCAGGCGCCGATGCGGAGGGGCTCCACGTCCGGGTTGCCGGTCAGCATGGCCTGGTGGAGCCGCTGGAGCCGGAGGGAGGGTTCGATGCCCAGCTCCTCGACCAGGGTCTCCCGCAGGGTCCGGAACGCCTCCAGCGCCCGCCAGACGTGTCCGGACCGGTAGAGGGCCAGCATCAACTGGGCGCAGAAGTTCTCGTTCATCGGATGGCCGGCGGCGAGCATCCGCAGCTCGGGCAGCAGGTGGCGGTGGCGTCCCAGCATCAGGTCGGCCTCGATCCGCCGCTCCAGCGTGCGCATCCTGGCCTCCTCCATGCCGAGCAGCTCCAGTTCGAGCACTCGGCCGACGGGCACGTTGCCCAGGGCGGGACCGCTCCAGATCCCGAGCGCGGAGGCCAGGATCTCGGCCGCTCCCGCGGCGTCGCCCCGTTCCAGCGCCGCCGCGCCGCGCGCCGCGCGCTCGTCGAACTCCGCCAGGTCGAGGCGCCCGCCCCGGAGATCGAGACGGTAGCCGCCGAAGTGCGTGGAAAGGGACTCCGTCCGCGGCCGGTCCGGCAGCGCCTTCGCGATCTCTCGGCGCAAATGGAGGATGTAGGTCTGCAGGGTCGTCGCGGCACTGCGCGGCGTCTCATCGCCCCAGAGTTCCTCCAGCATGGTGGGGGTGAAGACCACCTGTCCCATGCGGAGGGTCAACAGGGCCAACAGTTGGCGAGGTTTACCGGCACTGGGCACGATCGATCGGCCGTTGGCGTTGATCGTCAGCGGTCCGAGTACTTTGATCTCCATCGTGTGACTCCAGGTGTCCGACGTCGGGAACCTTTTGACGCTTCGTCAATGACAGCGGTCAGAGACTCTCGCATCGTGACACCGGCCCTCGGGGCTTCCCAGAGTGATTGTCACGTTCGCCGGTAGGAATTTCTCCTATGCCGGCCCCGGCGCGGGGACGTCGGCCGGGACCGCGTGCGCGACGGCCCGCCGGTGCCACACCAGGCCGCCGTCCGCGTCATCGACGATCGTGACGTCGTCGACCAGCGCGACCAGGATCGTGTGGTCGCCGCCGTCCCGCAGTTCCCGGGGGCTGCAGATGAGCCGCACCGGCACGTCGACCAGTTCCGGCACGCGCCCGTGCGCCAGGCGCATCCCCCGGAAGCGGTCCTCCCGGGCGGCGAACCGCCCGGCGACGGCCTCCTGGCCGGGCCCCAGGATGTGCAGGCACAGCGCCTCGGCCTTGGTGACGATGTCATGGCTCCGGCCGCCGCGGTCCAGGCAGACCAGCACGAGCGGCGGGTTCAGGGACAGCGCACCCACCGCGCTGACCGTCAGCCCCTGTTCCCGGCCTTCGGAGTCATAGCAGGTGAGCACCGTGAGCGGGGCCGCGAGACGGGCCATCGCGTTCCGGAAGGTCGCGGCGTCGATCCCCGGCCGCCGGTCACGGGAGCTCCGGACCGCCGGCCGCACCGGCACCGGCACGGGCGTCCCGCCACCCGACGGCGGCGGCCCCGGGCGGAGCCAGCGGCCGGTCGCGGAGCCGAACGTCCGCGTCGCGCCGTCCCACACGACGTCCCCGCCCCGGATCGTGGTGAGCACCCGGCCCGCCATCGTCCGCCCCTCGTACGCCGACCAGCCGGAACCCGCGTGCACGTCCCCGGCGGAGAACGTCCACGGCGCCTCCGGGTCGAACACGACGAGGTCCGCGTCGGCGCCCGCCTCGAGCCTGCCCTTGCCGGGGAGGCGGAACAGGTCGGCGGGCCGGACCGCGAGGTGATCGACGAGCCGCAGCACGGCGGTGTCGGTGTCCTCATCCGGCCAGCGGCGGCGCATCTCCGTCCACACCGTCGTGGCCAGCTCCTGGACGCCGGGGATCCCCGGCGGCGTCTCCCGTGCCGCGCGCGACGGCGGCATCGTGGCGTGGTCGCTGCTCAGGCACGCGACCTCACCCGCGCGCAGGGCCGCCCACAGCCGGTCCCGGTCCGTCCCGTCGCGCCCCCGCGTCCCGGCCTCGTCGAGCGACAGGCGGTGGCCGGTCAGCTCGCACGTCACCGGCAGTCCGGCGGCCTGCGCCACCGCGACCAGGTCGGTCTCCCGCGGCCCCGACAGCCGCAACAGATGCGTCCGCGTGCCGTACCGCCGGACCAGCCCGATCACGAGGGCCGCGAACCCGCCGTCCGACCGCGCGCCGTCCTCGGTGTGCAGGACGAGCGGGAGGTCGCCCGCCGCGGCGGCGGCGAAGATCCGTTCCAGGGCCTCCGGATCCCGCACCACGGTGGACGCGGCGCGGCGGCCCGCCAGGCGCACCCGCACCTCGGCGCCGGCGGCGACACCCGGGACCGGGCGGGCGAGCAGCTCGGGACGCCGCGGGTCGGCCTCCAGGTGGAACGCGTAGTCGACCAGCGAGCAGCCCGCCACCAGGGCGGCCTCGGCGCGGACCGCGTCCGGATCGAGCAGCGGGGGCGCCGTGTGCGGCATCTCGATGACGGTGGTCACCCCGCCCGCGACGGCGGCGCGGCTGCCGTGGCCCCAGCCCTCCGCGCGCCGCCGCCCCGGGCCGCGGAAGTGGACGTGCGTGTCGATCAGGCCGGGCAGGACGTATCCGTCCCCGGCGTCGAGGCGCGGCACGCCCGCGGGCGCGTCCTCGACGTCGGTCACGGCGATGACCCGACCGCCCGCGACCACGGCCGCGCCCGGGCGGACCCGCTCCGGTGTGACCAGGCGACCGATCACCACGAGGTCGGCCCGCCCGCCCGGCGTCAGAGCCTCCATCACACCTCCACCACGGGCCCGCGGCGGACCCTCTCAGGTTCGGCGGCATTTCCCTTCGCCGCCGAGGTCGAACGTTCCGGGCGGCCCTTGAGATGGCCACAAGAACCGGTCGAACCCGACTACAGCAACGCCGTTCGAAGGCGGCTCCAAGGGCGTTCGAGGCTATTTCGAGAGGGGTCCGGAACGCTCGCCGCATGGTCGTGACACAGCCGCGCATAGAGGAATTGGCGGACGGCGTCTTCGCGTACATCCAGCCCGACGGCGGTTGGTGCCTGAGCAACGCGGGCGTGCTCGTCTCCAGGGGCGCGACGGCCCTCGTGGACACCGCCGCGACGGTGGCGCGGACCCTGGCGCTGCGGGACGCGGTGCGCACCGTGGCGGCGGCTCCGCCCCGGCTGGTGGTCAACACCCACTCGCACGGGGATCACACGTTCGGCAACTTCCTGTTCGCGCCCGAGGCGGTGATCGTCTCCCATGCGCGGGCGCGCGTCGAGCTGGTCGCCGTCGGCCTGCACCTGACCGGGCTGTGGCCCGAGGTGGAGTGGGGCGAGATCACCCTCGCCCCGCCCTCGGTGACGTTCGACGAGAGGCTCACCCTGCACGTCGGCGACAAGCGGGTCGAGCTGCTGCACACCGGTCCGGCGCACACCACCGGCGATGTCGTGGTCTGGCTACCGGAGGAACGGGTGCTGTTCGCCGGCGACCTCGTCATGGCGGGGGCGACGCCGTTCTGCATGATGGGCTCGATCACGGGCTCGCTCCGGACGGTGGAACGGCTGCGCGCGCTCGGCCCCCGGATCGTCGTGCCGGGGCACGGCCCGGTGGGCGGCCCGGAACTCCTGACGGACACCGAGGGGTACCTGCGCCGAGTGCGGGCGATCGCCCGTGCGGGGATCGCCGCCGGTTCGAGCCCCCTCCAGGCGGCCCGTGAGGCCGACCTGGGCACGTACGGCGCGCTGCTGGACTCCGAACGGCTGGTGCCGAACCTGCATCGCGCCTACGCGGAGGAGCGGGGCGCCGCCCCGGGCGCGCCACTGGACGTCGAGACGCTGTTCGGGGAGATGGTCGAACACCACGGCGGGCTCCCCGCCTGCCACGCGTGACCTGGAACCTACGGTACGGAGGGGCGTTGATGAGCCTGGTCGACGAGCGGGGGACGACACCGGGTCGTGGCCTCCGGGAACGGGCGCGGGAACTGGCCGCCCTACAGGAACGGGTGCGCGGCGGCCCCGGCGAGCGGGCGACCGCCGCGCAGAAGGCCAGGGGGAAGCTCACCGTACGGGAGCGTCTCGACCTGCTCTTCGATCCCGGGTCGTTCATGGAGGTGGAGGGACTGCGGCGGCATCGGGCCTCCGGCTTCGGGCTGGAGGACAACCGGCCGTACACCGATGGCGTGGTGACGGGCTGGGGCCTGGTCCACGGGCGGACGGTCTTCGCCTACGCCCACGACTTCCGCATCTTCGGAGGCTCGCTCGGCGAGGCCCACGCCGCGAAGATCCACAAGCTGATGGACCTGGCGGAGGCGGCCGGCGCACCGATCGTGGGCCTGTGCGACGGCGCGGGCGCCCGCATCCAGGAGGGTGTCACCGCGCTGGCCGGATACGGCGGGATCTTCCAGCGGAACGTCCGGGTCTCCGGCGTCATCCCCCAGATCAGCGTGATCCTGGGGCCCTGCGCCGGGGGCGCCGCCTACTCGCCCGCCCTCACCGACTTCACGTTCATGGTGGCGGACATGGCCCGGATGTACGTCACCGGGCCGGACGTGGTGGCGGCCGTCACCGGGGAGAGCGTCACCCATGAGGCGCTCGGCGGGGCGAAGGTGCACGCCGAGTTGTCCGGGGTGGCGAGCTTCACCCACGACGACGAGGAGTCGTGCCTGGAGGACGTCCGGTATCTGCTGTCGATGCTGCCCGCCAACAACCGCCAGACGCCGCCGGCCACCGACTCCGCCGACCCCGAGCACCGGCGGGTGGACCGGCTGTTGGACCTGGTGCCGCCGGATCCGCGCGGCTCGTACGACATCCGGGAGGTGATCGAGGAGATCGTCGACGACGGCGAGTACCTGGAGGTGCACGCCGAATGGGCCGGAAACATCGTCTGCGCCCTGACCCGTCTCGGCGGGCACGTCACCGGGATCGTCGCCAACCAGCCGCTGGCGATGGCGGGCGTGCTGGACATCGACGCCAGCGAGAAGGCCGCCCGGTTCGTCCAGATGTGCGATGCCTTCAACATCCCCCTGGTCACGTTGGTCGACGTCCCCGGGTTCCTGCCCGGCGTCGCCCAGGAGCACGGCGGCGTCATCCGCCACGGGGCCAAGCTCCTCTACGCGTACTGCAACGCGACCGTGCCCCGGGTGCAGGTCATCCTGCGCAAGGCGTACGGCGGCGCCTACATCGTCATGGACTCCCGGTCGATCGGCACCGACCTGTCGCTGGCCTGGCCCACCAACGAGATCGCGGTGATGGGCGCCGAGGGGGCGGCCAACGTCATCTTCCGTCGCGACATCGCCGCCGCCGACGACCCGGAACGGGTCCGCCGCGAACGCATCCGGCAGTACCGCGAGGATCTGATGGGCCCCTACCACGCCGCCGAGCGCGGCCTCGTCGACGACGTCATCGATCCGGCGGAGACGCGCCTGCGGCTCATCGCGGCGCTGCGGATGCTGCGCTCCAAGCACGCCGCCCTGCCCAGCCGCAAGCACGGCAACCAGCCCCAATGAACCCCTCGCCCATCGAGATCGTGCGCGGCGCGCCCGACGAGACCGAACTCGCCGCGCTCGTCACCGTGCTGATGGCCGTGGCCCGCGCACGGGCCGGAGGGTCGCCGCCGAGCCCGCCGCGGAGTCCGCCGCCGTGGACCTCGTCCGGGGCCGCCCACCGGCCGGCGGGCGGGTGGGCCGGTCGGCCCCATCCGGCGTGGCGAACGGTCCTGTGAGGGACCCGCGGTCGGTTTGCGCGGACGACCGGCGGGGTAGATGCGAGGGGCCGCGAAGGCGGATCCCGGTACGACGTCGCGACACCGATGAGACCTGGAGGCGTTCCACCGTGTCGGTCGAGTTGAACCACACCATCGTCCAGTCCCCCGACAAGCGGGAGTCCGCCGAGTTCCTGGCGAACATCCTGGGTCTCGACGTCGGGGCCGAATGGGGGCCCTTCATCCCCGTGGTCATCGACAACGGCGTCACCCTCGACTTCGCCACCTTCCCCGCCGAGTCGATCACCACGCAGCACTACGCCTTCCTCATCTCCGAGGAGGAGTTCGACGCGGCGTTCCGGCGGCTCCGGGAGGCCGGGGTCGAGCACTACGCCGACCCCTTCTTCAAACGGCCGAACGAGATCACCCGGGCCGACGGCGGGCGCGGCCTGTACTTCCGGGACCCGGGCGGGCACGCCATGGAGATCATGACCCGCCCCTACGGCGACCGCTAGCCGCGCTCCCGGCGGTTTCGAGCCCGTCTCGAGGTCCGTGCGGGACGGTCGAGGGGTCCGAGCCGCCGAGCCGAAGGAGAGGCCCCGGTGACCGTCACGTCCGTCATGCCCGACGTCTATTCTCAAGTGCAGCATTTCTACGCGCACCAGATGCAGGCCCTCGACGACCGGCGTTTCGCCGAGTACGCCGCCACCTTCACCGAGGACTGCCTCTTCCAGCACTCGCCGACCGCCGAGCCCGCCCGGTCCCCGGCGGAGATCGTGGACGTGCTCGTCGAGTTCCACGAGCGGTTCGCCGACGACCCGGTCCAGCGCCGCCACTGGTTCAACCACGTCGCCCTGGAGTGGCGGCCCGACGGCGGCATCGGCTCGACCGCGTACGTCCTGGTGGTGACCACGCGGCCGGGCGGCAAGCCGGAGATCGCGCCGAGTTGCGTGATCCACGACGTGCTCGACCTCGTGGACGGCCGCCTCCGGAACCGTTCCCGCCGGGTCAGCCACGATCAGCTCCCCGGCGACGGGTGACCGTCCCTCCCGACCGGCGGGGGACCGCGTCTTTTTGGGGCGCGGTGCGGCGGAATCCAGTTGAATGAGGCTCCCGTTCGTCCCAGGGACCGGGTGTCGCGACCGTTCCCCGCCGGTCAAGGAGAAGGCACCGTGCTCGTGCTCACCCGCAAGTCAGGCGAAAAGATCATGCTCGGTGACGACATCGTGGTGCAGGTGCTGCAGGTCACCGGCGACTCGGTGCGGCTGGGGATCGAGGCGCCCCGGTCGCTGCACGTCTTCCGGGAGGAGGTCTGGGTGCGGCTCAACGGGCACGGCGCCCGGCGCCCGGACGACGCGCCCCCGGCGGACGGTCGCGGCTGACCGAGCGCCCGTCAGGCGAGATCCTCCTCGCGGTACTCGACGGACGGGGCCGTCGGGTCGGCGGCGCGGGCGCGGAGTTCGACACGGCGGATCTTGCCCGAGACGGTCTTCGGGAGGTCGGCGAACTCCACCCGGCGGACGCGCTTGTAGGGCGCGAGGCCGGCGCGGGCGTGCCGGAGGATGGCCGCCGCGGTCTCCTCGTTCGGCTCCCAACCGGGCGCGAGGGCCACGTACGCCTTCGGCACGGCGAGTCGCACCGGATCGGGGGCGGGGACGACCGCGGCCTCGGCCACGGCGTCGTGCTCGATGAGGACGCTCTCCAACTCGAACGGGGAGATCCGGTAGTCGGACGCCTTGAAGACGTCGTCGGCGCGGCCCACGTAGGTGAAATGGCCGTCCTCGTCCCGTGAGGCGATGTCGCCGGTGTGGTAGCGGCCGTCCCGCATCACCTCGGCGGTGCGTTCGGCGTCGCCGTGGTAGCCGACCATGAGGCCGAGGGGGCGACGGGACAGGTCGAGGCAGATCTCGCCCTCCGAGGCGGGCTCGCCGGTGAGCGGGTCGATGAGTTCGACGGCGTAGCCGGGGACGGGACGGCCCATGGAGCCCGGCTTGACGGTCTGCCCCGGCGTGTTGGCGATCTGCACGGTGGTCTCGGTCTGGCCGAAGCCGTCCCGGATCGTCACCCCCCAGGCCGCGCGGACCCGCTCGATGACCTCGGGGTTGAGCGGCTCGCCCGCGCCCACCACCTTGCGCGGCGGGGTGGCGAGTCGCGACAGGTCGGCCTGGATGAGCATCCGCCAGACCGTCGGCGGGGCGCAGAAGGACGTGACCCCGCAGCGTTCCATCGCGTCGAGGAGCCGGCCGGCGTCGAAGCGGGTGTGGTTGTGGACGAACACCGTCGCCTCGGCGTTCCAGGGGGCGAAGACGTTGCTCCAGGCGTGCTTGGCCCAGCCGGGCGAGGAGATGTTGAGGTGCACGTCGCCGGGTTCGAGCCCGATCCAGTACATGGTGGACAGGTGCCCGATCGGATAGGACGCGTGGGTGTGCTCGACCAGCTTGGGCTTGGCCGTGGTGCCCGAGGTGAAGTAGAGGAGCAGCGGGTCGGTGGCCTTCGTCGGCCCGTCGGGGACGAAGTCGGGGCGGGCGTGGTCGGCGTCGGTGTACGGGTGCCAGCCCACCGCCTCGCCGCCCACGACGACACGGGTGTAGTCGCCGGGGACGTCCGCGAACCCGT
The DNA window shown above is from Thermomonospora umbrina and carries:
- a CDS encoding nitroreductase/quinone reductase family protein, which codes for MGWNERVIKEFRENNGKVGGRFEGAPLLLLTTAGRKTGKPHTNPVIHLRDGDRHLVFASNAGSDEHPDWYHNLVAAPQVTIEIGTDEGRVEPVGAQAVVLEGEERDRWWERQCEIDPSFREYERQTTRTIPVVALNVLDLSADPQRSRMIAEQLGKLHAGLRAELTAVRERLDRAVAGDAASAAGPDLVEQLRRHCLTYCHNLQMHHIREDGAFTAFERLFPDLAPVIARLREEHATIERILEGFEAFLGRDGSDPAQVRAELERVVADLEAHFAYEEEQLLAATEHV
- a CDS encoding DUF6081 family protein — translated: MTHGGRVGRTARPAVRTLFHDDFRDGLDTAARWRLRPRGGLEHGDGIVRCSSEGLTVTPTGTDPATGRPAFAVTYGQGAPEGGWNDHMKWVALTRHAADGGAPGFDVPATGALTCTVTLSGERHGVERHPFGAAVADPRADPRLGMVSMVMVDLEAHLVFGFALTDSVVYALYERPPAPGRRYASFGYAVPVADRTADRWHACRIRVDEGGGRVSWVLDGRTVLTTDRLGLRAFGRADMLLDHGGAEERVRLRRLACGLGLFTLLDGAGPDGGGLVRLDAAPDFYLAPRDPGSRPQSFVDERSLPENRIWGAGAVLRARAVDIVESPH
- a CDS encoding AfsR/SARP family transcriptional regulator; this translates as MEIKVLGPLTINANGRSIVPSAGKPRQLLALLTLRMGQVVFTPTMLEELWGDETPRSAATTLQTYILHLRREIAKALPDRPRTESLSTHFGGYRLDLRGGRLDLAEFDERAARGAAALERGDAAGAAEILASALGIWSGPALGNVPVGRVLELELLGMEEARMRTLERRIEADLMLGRHRHLLPELRMLAAGHPMNENFCAQLMLALYRSGHVWRALEAFRTLRETLVEELGIEPSLRLQRLHQAMLTGNPDVEPLRIGA
- a CDS encoding flavin reductase — its product is MEALTPGGRADLVVIGRLVTPERVRPGAAVVAGGRVIAVTDVEDAPAGVPRLDAGDGYVLPGLIDTHVHFRGPGRRRAEGWGHGSRAAVAGGVTTVIEMPHTAPPLLDPDAVRAEAALVAGCSLVDYAFHLEADPRRPELLARPVPGVAAGAEVRVRLAGRRAASTVVRDPEALERIFAAAAAGDLPLVLHTEDGARSDGGFAALVIGLVRRYGTRTHLLRLSGPRETDLVAVAQAAGLPVTCELTGHRLSLDEAGTRGRDGTDRDRLWAALRAGEVACLSSDHATMPPSRAARETPPGIPGVQELATTVWTEMRRRWPDEDTDTAVLRLVDHLAVRPADLFRLPGKGRLEAGADADLVVFDPEAPWTFSAGDVHAGSGWSAYEGRTMAGRVLTTIRGGDVVWDGATRTFGSATGRWLRPGPPPSGGGTPVPVPVRPAVRSSRDRRPGIDAATFRNAMARLAAPLTVLTCYDSEGREQGLTVSAVGALSLNPPLVLVCLDRGGRSHDIVTKAEALCLHILGPGQEAVAGRFAAREDRFRGMRLAHGRVPELVDVPVRLICSPRELRDGGDHTILVALVDDVTIVDDADGGLVWHRRAVAHAVPADVPAPGPA
- a CDS encoding MBL fold metallo-hydrolase; protein product: MVVTQPRIEELADGVFAYIQPDGGWCLSNAGVLVSRGATALVDTAATVARTLALRDAVRTVAAAPPRLVVNTHSHGDHTFGNFLFAPEAVIVSHARARVELVAVGLHLTGLWPEVEWGEITLAPPSVTFDERLTLHVGDKRVELLHTGPAHTTGDVVVWLPEERVLFAGDLVMAGATPFCMMGSITGSLRTVERLRALGPRIVVPGHGPVGGPELLTDTEGYLRRVRAIARAGIAAGSSPLQAAREADLGTYGALLDSERLVPNLHRAYAEERGAAPGAPLDVETLFGEMVEHHGGLPACHA
- a CDS encoding acyl-CoA carboxylase subunit beta encodes the protein MSLVDERGTTPGRGLRERARELAALQERVRGGPGERATAAQKARGKLTVRERLDLLFDPGSFMEVEGLRRHRASGFGLEDNRPYTDGVVTGWGLVHGRTVFAYAHDFRIFGGSLGEAHAAKIHKLMDLAEAAGAPIVGLCDGAGARIQEGVTALAGYGGIFQRNVRVSGVIPQISVILGPCAGGAAYSPALTDFTFMVADMARMYVTGPDVVAAVTGESVTHEALGGAKVHAELSGVASFTHDDEESCLEDVRYLLSMLPANNRQTPPATDSADPEHRRVDRLLDLVPPDPRGSYDIREVIEEIVDDGEYLEVHAEWAGNIVCALTRLGGHVTGIVANQPLAMAGVLDIDASEKAARFVQMCDAFNIPLVTLVDVPGFLPGVAQEHGGVIRHGAKLLYAYCNATVPRVQVILRKAYGGAYIVMDSRSIGTDLSLAWPTNEIAVMGAEGAANVIFRRDIAAADDPERVRRERIRQYREDLMGPYHAAERGLVDDVIDPAETRLRLIAALRMLRSKHAALPSRKHGNQPQ
- a CDS encoding acyl-CoA carboxylase epsilon subunit yields the protein MNPSPIEIVRGAPDETELAALVTVLMAVARARAGGSPPSPPRSPPPWTSSGAAHRPAGGWAGRPHPAWRTVL
- a CDS encoding VOC family protein, which codes for MSVELNHTIVQSPDKRESAEFLANILGLDVGAEWGPFIPVVIDNGVTLDFATFPAESITTQHYAFLISEEEFDAAFRRLREAGVEHYADPFFKRPNEITRADGGRGLYFRDPGGHAMEIMTRPYGDR
- a CDS encoding nuclear transport factor 2 family protein: MTVTSVMPDVYSQVQHFYAHQMQALDDRRFAEYAATFTEDCLFQHSPTAEPARSPAEIVDVLVEFHERFADDPVQRRHWFNHVALEWRPDGGIGSTAYVLVVTTRPGGKPEIAPSCVIHDVLDLVDGRLRNRSRRVSHDQLPGDG
- the csrA gene encoding carbon storage regulator CsrA, whose translation is MLVLTRKSGEKIMLGDDIVVQVLQVTGDSVRLGIEAPRSLHVFREEVWVRLNGHGARRPDDAPPADGRG
- a CDS encoding AMP-binding protein, encoding METFRAARDFLLKHREDHATAYRDFRWPAPDEFNWALDWFDEIARGNDRTALWIVEEDGREGRWSFAEVSERSSRVANWLREDLGVRRGDRIVLMLGNRRELWEITLAAMKLGAVVIPATTLLTPADLRDRVDRGRARHVVADASHTDGFADVPGDYTRVVVGGEAVGWHPYTDADHARPDFVPDGPTKATDPLLLYFTSGTTAKPKLVEHTHASYPIGHLSTMYWIGLEPGDVHLNISSPGWAKHAWSNVFAPWNAEATVFVHNHTRFDAGRLLDAMERCGVTSFCAPPTVWRMLIQADLSRLATPPRKVVGAGEPLNPEVIERVRAAWGVTIRDGFGQTETTVQIANTPGQTVKPGSMGRPVPGYAVELIDPLTGEPASEGEICLDLSRRPLGLMVGYHGDAERTAEVMRDGRYHTGDIASRDEDGHFTYVGRADDVFKASDYRISPFELESVLIEHDAVAEAAVVPAPDPVRLAVPKAYVALAPGWEPNEETAAAILRHARAGLAPYKRVRRVEFADLPKTVSGKIRRVELRARAADPTAPSVEYREEDLA